From the genome of Parafrankia discariae, one region includes:
- the purE gene encoding 5-(carboxyamino)imidazole ribonucleotide mutase — MSVSQGKSSQGNGATSGSADPRVAIVYGSPSDTQTMSKAGATLERFGVAYEEVSLSAHRAPRTLAEYVGKLRAREIQVVIAGAGLAAALPGAVAALTTLPVIGVPISGGALDGMDSMLAIAQMPPGVPVATVGLNNSTNAAILAIQILALADPDLGLKLATFKDEFEQAAADSLADVAAAATAAARP; from the coding sequence GTGAGCGTGTCGCAGGGCAAGTCGTCACAGGGCAATGGAGCAACGAGCGGCTCGGCGGATCCGCGGGTGGCGATCGTCTACGGATCCCCGTCGGACACCCAGACCATGAGCAAGGCCGGCGCCACCCTGGAGCGCTTCGGGGTCGCCTACGAGGAGGTCTCCCTCTCCGCGCACCGCGCCCCGCGCACCCTCGCGGAGTACGTCGGGAAGCTGCGCGCGCGGGAGATCCAGGTGGTGATCGCCGGCGCCGGGCTCGCCGCCGCGCTGCCGGGCGCCGTCGCGGCCCTGACGACCCTGCCGGTCATCGGCGTGCCGATCTCCGGCGGCGCGCTGGACGGCATGGACTCCATGCTCGCCATCGCGCAGATGCCGCCCGGGGTGCCGGTGGCGACCGTCGGGCTGAACAACTCGACGAACGCCGCGATCCTCGCGATCCAGATCCTGGCGCTGGCCGACCCGGATCTCGGCCTGAAGCTCGCCACGTTCAAGGACGAGTTCGAGCAGGCCGCGGCCGACTCCCTCGCCGACGTCGCGGCGGCGGCGACCGCGGCGGCACGCCCATGA
- a CDS encoding transglycosylase family protein has translation MRSHDRVPARSNGRGGRHRATQGPSTATRVLRTTGAVTALVGTGLAVTAAPAGAATADDFAKLRKCESGGNYAINTGNGFYGAYQFDQRTWTGLGYPGRPDQAPPAMQDEAAYKLYDSRGWSPWPGCTGKLGLTRNGPAPESSGAGGDVIAQALTPAEPPMTLERARSEVAGRFGGEALNVGMSDDVRADAFVWQAEMRDRRFVLTVDGKFGPESQGIAALYSYLTRVSDGQPGVVGQNLWSATVSG, from the coding sequence ATGCGATCGCATGATCGTGTTCCCGCCCGTTCCAATGGCCGTGGCGGAAGGCACCGAGCGACCCAGGGACCGTCCACCGCGACTCGGGTCCTGCGCACCACCGGCGCCGTCACGGCGCTGGTCGGCACCGGGCTCGCGGTGACCGCGGCTCCCGCGGGAGCGGCGACCGCCGACGACTTCGCGAAGCTCCGCAAGTGCGAGTCGGGCGGCAACTACGCCATCAACACCGGCAACGGCTTCTACGGTGCCTACCAGTTCGACCAGCGCACCTGGACGGGCCTGGGCTACCCCGGCCGACCCGACCAGGCTCCGCCCGCGATGCAGGACGAGGCCGCGTACAAGCTGTACGACAGCCGCGGCTGGTCACCCTGGCCCGGCTGCACCGGCAAGCTCGGCCTCACCCGGAACGGCCCCGCGCCGGAGTCGTCCGGTGCCGGCGGCGACGTGATCGCCCAGGCCCTGACACCGGCCGAGCCGCCCATGACCCTCGAGCGCGCCCGTTCGGAGGTCGCCGGCCGGTTCGGCGGCGAGGCACTGAACGTCGGTATGAGCGACGACGTGCGCGCGGACGCCTTCGTCTGGCAGGCGGAGATGCGCGACCGCAGGTTCGTCCTGACCGTCGACGGCAAGTTCGGCCCGGAATCGCAGGGGATCGCCGCGCTCTACTCGTACCTCACCCGGGTGAGCGACGGTCAGCCGGGCGTGGTCGGCCAGAACCTGTGGAGCGCCACGGTCAGTGGCTGA
- the purB gene encoding adenylosuccinate lyase, translated as MIGRYTLPDMGRVWSEANKYELWCKVEVLVMEAHAAAGRVPADAVGPVRAAPAPTPEAVAEIEAVTQHDVIAFLSAWADQTEPRSAAAYVHFGMTSSDLLDTALACQLVEATDLLLARADRLVAALRDLGLAHRATLRVGRTHGIHGEPTVFGHRVADLAFGMARCRDRLRAARADVGVAKISGAVGTYSNIDTDVEGYVADKLGLIPAPVATQVVLRDGIASWVAALAGLATVCEAVALEVRHGQRTEVRELSEPFGSGQKGSSAMPHKKNPIMSERIAGIARIVRAQYVPVLEGVPLWHERDISHSSTERIALPDAACGVDYLLHLTTRLVDGLVVDRERMRANLDATGGLVYTSAVLLELVETGLSREDAYAVTQAAAMETWQTGVPFRETLRKHAGDRGLPLDEARLDEVSRPERYVERLTPVFDRLAALS; from the coding sequence ATGATCGGTCGCTACACGCTGCCCGACATGGGTCGAGTGTGGTCCGAGGCGAACAAGTACGAGCTGTGGTGCAAGGTCGAGGTCCTGGTCATGGAGGCGCACGCGGCGGCCGGGCGCGTCCCGGCCGACGCGGTGGGCCCGGTGCGCGCCGCGCCGGCCCCGACGCCGGAGGCCGTCGCCGAGATCGAGGCCGTCACCCAGCACGACGTGATCGCCTTCCTGAGTGCCTGGGCCGACCAGACCGAGCCGCGTTCGGCCGCCGCCTACGTGCACTTCGGCATGACCTCGTCGGACCTGCTCGACACCGCGCTCGCCTGCCAGCTCGTCGAGGCCACCGACCTGCTGCTCGCCCGTGCCGACCGGCTGGTCGCCGCGCTGCGCGACCTCGGGTTGGCGCACCGCGCGACCCTGCGGGTCGGTCGCACGCACGGCATCCACGGCGAGCCGACGGTCTTCGGCCACCGCGTCGCCGACCTGGCGTTCGGGATGGCCCGCTGCCGGGACCGGCTGCGCGCGGCACGGGCGGACGTCGGCGTCGCGAAGATCTCGGGCGCCGTCGGCACCTACTCGAACATCGACACCGACGTGGAGGGCTACGTCGCGGACAAGCTCGGCCTAATCCCCGCGCCGGTCGCGACACAGGTCGTCCTGCGGGACGGGATCGCCTCCTGGGTCGCGGCCCTCGCCGGCCTGGCGACGGTCTGCGAGGCGGTCGCCCTCGAGGTGCGGCACGGTCAGCGCACGGAGGTCCGGGAGCTCTCCGAGCCGTTCGGATCGGGCCAGAAGGGCTCGTCCGCGATGCCACACAAGAAGAACCCGATCATGTCGGAGCGCATCGCCGGGATCGCCCGGATCGTCCGGGCACAGTACGTGCCCGTCCTCGAGGGTGTCCCGCTGTGGCATGAGCGGGACATCTCGCACTCCTCCACCGAGCGGATCGCCCTGCCGGACGCCGCCTGCGGCGTGGACTACCTGCTGCACCTCACCACCCGGCTCGTCGACGGTCTCGTCGTCGACCGGGAACGGATGCGGGCGAACCTCGACGCCACCGGTGGGCTCGTCTACACCTCGGCGGTACTGCTGGAACTGGTGGAAACCGGGCTGTCACGCGAGGACGCCTACGCCGTCACCCAGGCCGCGGCCATGGAGACGTGGCAGACGGGCGTCCCCTTCCGCGAGACGCTGCGCAAGCACGCGGGCGACCGTGGCCTGCCGCTCGACGAGGCCCGCCTGGACGAGGTCAGCCGACCGGAACGCTACGTCGAGCGGCTCACCCCGGTCTTCGACCGGCTGGCCGCGCTGAGCTAG
- a CDS encoding adenylosuccinate synthase, whose product MPALVLIGAQWGDEGKGKATDLLGGAVDYVVRYQGGNNAGHTVVIGAESYALHLIPSGVLRTDCVPVIGNGVVIDPGVLLAEMDGLQARGVDVSRLLISADAHLIMPHHRALDRVTERYLGKARIGTTGRGIGPAYGDKVARTGIRVQDLLDPGIFRQKLELALREKNQVLTKVYNRRRIEVDEVVEEYAAYAERLTPHIADTGLLLDTALREGKVVLLEGSQGTLLDVDHGTYPFVTSSNPTAGYAATGAGIGPTRINRVIGIIKAYTTRVGAGPFPTELDDKVGEELRRIGGEFGVTTGRARRTGWFDAVIARYAVRVNGLTDLFLTKLDVLSGFDKVPVCVGYEINGQRTDEMPMTQTEFHHAKPVYVELPGWHEDISGITRFADLPEAARAYVATIEEMAGAPVSAVGVGPGRAQTLVINELI is encoded by the coding sequence GTGCCCGCACTAGTCCTCATCGGCGCCCAGTGGGGCGACGAGGGAAAAGGAAAGGCGACCGACCTCCTGGGCGGCGCCGTCGACTACGTCGTCCGCTACCAGGGTGGCAACAACGCGGGACACACGGTGGTGATCGGTGCGGAGAGTTACGCTCTGCACCTGATTCCGTCCGGTGTACTCCGCACCGACTGCGTTCCCGTGATCGGTAACGGCGTCGTGATCGACCCGGGTGTGCTGCTGGCCGAGATGGACGGCCTGCAGGCCCGCGGAGTCGACGTCTCCCGCCTGCTCATCAGCGCGGACGCCCATCTGATCATGCCGCACCACCGGGCCCTGGACCGGGTCACCGAGCGGTACCTGGGCAAGGCCCGGATCGGCACGACCGGCCGCGGCATCGGCCCCGCCTACGGGGACAAGGTCGCCCGCACCGGCATCCGGGTGCAGGACCTGCTCGACCCCGGCATCTTCCGGCAGAAGCTGGAGCTGGCCCTGCGGGAGAAGAACCAGGTCCTGACCAAGGTCTACAACCGGCGGCGCATCGAGGTCGACGAGGTCGTCGAGGAGTACGCCGCCTACGCCGAGCGGCTGACCCCGCACATCGCCGACACCGGCCTGCTCCTGGACACCGCCCTGCGCGAGGGCAAGGTGGTCCTCCTCGAGGGCTCGCAGGGCACCCTGCTCGACGTCGACCACGGCACGTATCCGTTCGTGACCTCCTCGAACCCGACCGCCGGCTACGCCGCGACCGGCGCCGGCATCGGCCCCACCCGCATCAACCGGGTGATCGGGATCATCAAGGCCTACACCACCCGGGTCGGCGCCGGCCCGTTCCCGACCGAGCTGGACGACAAGGTCGGCGAGGAACTGCGCCGCATCGGCGGAGAATTCGGGGTCACCACCGGTCGGGCCCGGCGCACCGGTTGGTTCGACGCGGTCATCGCGCGTTACGCGGTCCGGGTGAACGGCCTCACCGACCTTTTCCTCACCAAACTCGACGTGCTTTCCGGCTTCGACAAGGTGCCGGTCTGCGTGGGCTACGAGATCAACGGTCAGCGCACCGACGAGATGCCGATGACGCAGACGGAGTTCCACCACGCGAAGCCGGTCTACGTCGAGCTGCCCGGCTGGCACGAGGACATCTCGGGCATCACCCGGTTCGCCGATCTCCCCGAGGCCGCCCGGGCGTACGTGGCGACCATCGAGGAGATGGCGGGCGCCCCGGTGTCGGCGGTCGGGGTGGGCCCCGGCCGCGCCCAGACCCTGGTGATCAACGAACTGATCTGA
- a CDS encoding phosphoribosylaminoimidazolesuccinocarboxamide synthase yields MPLTHEEFAGLTHLGSGKVRELFAVGDDAVLLVASDRISAFDVVLPTEIPDKGAVLTGLSLWWFDQLGDLVPSHVISSSVDEYPAELAPYAEQLRGRSMLCRRLDMVQIECVARGYLTGSGLKDYRRSGTVSGHPLPAGLEDGSRLPNPIYTPSTKAPIGEHDENISRDDAAGRVGAELAAELERLTLQIFGRASDLAAERGILLADTKFEFGHDTDGVLRLADEVLTPDSSRFWPADAWTPGGTQPSYDKQFIRDYLVSTGWDRNPPAPELPDDIVESTRARYVEAYERLTGISFKDYLSTA; encoded by the coding sequence ATGCCGCTGACACATGAGGAGTTTGCCGGGCTGACACATCTCGGCTCGGGGAAGGTGCGTGAGCTGTTCGCGGTCGGGGATGACGCGGTGCTGCTCGTGGCGAGCGACCGGATCTCGGCCTTCGACGTCGTGCTGCCCACGGAGATCCCCGACAAGGGCGCGGTGCTCACCGGGCTCAGCCTGTGGTGGTTCGACCAGCTCGGTGATCTCGTCCCGAGCCATGTGATCAGTTCGAGTGTGGACGAGTACCCGGCGGAGCTCGCGCCCTACGCCGAGCAGCTGCGCGGGCGTTCGATGCTGTGCCGCCGACTGGACATGGTGCAGATCGAGTGTGTCGCCCGCGGCTACCTGACCGGCAGCGGGCTGAAGGACTACCGGCGCTCCGGCACCGTCAGCGGCCATCCACTCCCCGCCGGTCTGGAGGACGGCAGCAGGCTGCCGAACCCGATCTACACGCCGTCGACGAAGGCGCCGATCGGGGAGCACGACGAGAACATCAGCCGGGACGACGCGGCCGGGCGGGTCGGTGCGGAGCTGGCGGCCGAGCTCGAGCGGCTCACCCTGCAGATCTTCGGGCGGGCCAGCGACCTGGCCGCCGAGCGCGGGATCCTGCTGGCCGACACCAAGTTCGAGTTCGGCCACGACACCGACGGCGTGCTGCGGCTCGCCGACGAGGTGCTCACCCCCGACTCGTCCCGGTTCTGGCCGGCGGACGCCTGGACGCCGGGCGGCACCCAGCCGTCCTACGACAAGCAGTTCATCCGCGACTACCTGGTCAGCACGGGATGGGATCGCAATCCGCCGGCGCCGGAGCTGCCCGACGACATCGTCGAGTCGACGCGCGCCCGCTATGTCGAGGCCTACGAGCGGCTGACCGGGATCTCGTTCAAGGATTACCTGTCGACCGCGTGA
- a CDS encoding DUF3151 domain-containing protein, with the protein MTTPPANQNLLSGPPPTLLPSDAVAADALRAGDTPDSVAARFPAISLGWAALAEGALSAGRPVEAYAYARTGYHRGLDQLRRSGWKGHGPVPWSHEPNRGFLRALAALSRAAAAINDDEEAARCRQFLTDSDPAAAAELGLA; encoded by the coding sequence ATGACGACACCGCCCGCGAACCAGAACCTCCTGTCGGGCCCGCCGCCCACGCTGCTGCCCTCCGACGCGGTGGCCGCGGACGCGCTGCGCGCCGGCGACACGCCGGACTCGGTCGCCGCCCGGTTCCCGGCCATCAGCCTCGGCTGGGCGGCCCTCGCCGAGGGCGCGCTGAGCGCCGGGCGCCCGGTGGAGGCGTACGCCTACGCGCGGACCGGGTACCACCGGGGTCTGGACCAGCTCCGTCGGTCCGGTTGGAAGGGGCACGGGCCGGTCCCGTGGTCCCACGAGCCGAACCGCGGCTTCCTGCGCGCGCTGGCCGCGCTCTCCCGCGCCGCGGCCGCGATCAACGATGACGAGGAAGCGGCCCGGTGCCGGCAGTTCCTCACCGACAGCGACCCGGCCGCGGCCGCGGAACTCGGTCTCGCATAG
- the purD gene encoding phosphoribosylamine--glycine ligase, whose product MKVLVVGSGGREHALCRALARDPNVGSLVCAPGNAGTAELAEPRPLRVDDPDAVAALAESVGADLTVIGPEVPLVAGAADEIRARGLRAFGPSAAAARLEGSKAFAKEIMRAAGVPTADSRDHTEISSALADLDAFGPPYVVKYDGLAAGKGVTVTTDRDTAVEAVRASLRGPDDRVVLEEYLDGPEVSLFAIVTESGSVVPLLPAQDHKRVGDGDTGPNTGGMGAYTPLPWAPRNLTAEVVRTVIQPTVDEMARRGTPFSGLLYAGLALTSRGLRVVEFNVRFGDPEVQAILALLNTPLTDVLSGRRAPVWRSGAAITVVVAAAGYPTSPRLGDPIRGLAAAGALAGVDVLHAGTRRDEQGQVVASGGRVLSVTAIGSNLESARGSAYEAISRISLDGAHYRTDIGDPSRMRGAVGVPLAGSGTGDLHESRDQQDRSRDQQDKKE is encoded by the coding sequence GTGAAGGTCCTCGTCGTCGGATCCGGCGGGCGTGAGCACGCGCTGTGCCGCGCGCTGGCCCGGGATCCCAACGTCGGCTCACTCGTGTGCGCCCCGGGCAACGCGGGGACGGCGGAGCTGGCCGAGCCGCGGCCACTGCGCGTCGACGATCCGGACGCCGTGGCCGCCCTCGCCGAGTCGGTGGGCGCCGACCTGACGGTGATCGGCCCCGAGGTCCCGCTGGTCGCCGGGGCGGCCGACGAGATCAGGGCGCGCGGGCTGCGGGCGTTCGGCCCGTCCGCCGCGGCCGCGCGGCTGGAGGGCAGCAAGGCGTTCGCGAAGGAGATCATGCGGGCCGCGGGCGTCCCGACGGCCGATTCGCGGGATCACACCGAGATCTCCTCGGCGCTGGCCGATCTGGATGCCTTCGGCCCGCCGTACGTCGTGAAGTACGACGGTCTCGCCGCGGGCAAGGGCGTCACCGTGACCACCGACCGGGACACGGCCGTCGAGGCCGTCCGGGCGAGCCTGCGGGGCCCGGACGACCGGGTGGTGCTCGAGGAGTACCTCGACGGGCCGGAGGTCTCGCTGTTCGCGATCGTCACCGAGTCGGGCTCGGTGGTGCCGCTGCTGCCCGCCCAGGACCACAAGCGGGTCGGCGACGGCGACACCGGCCCGAACACCGGCGGGATGGGGGCCTACACCCCGCTGCCGTGGGCGCCGCGGAACCTGACCGCCGAGGTGGTCCGCACGGTGATCCAACCGACGGTGGACGAGATGGCCCGCCGGGGGACCCCGTTCTCCGGCCTGTTGTACGCCGGCCTGGCGCTGACGTCCCGTGGCCTTCGCGTGGTCGAGTTCAACGTTCGGTTCGGTGACCCCGAGGTGCAGGCGATCCTGGCCCTGCTGAACACGCCGCTGACCGACGTGCTTTCCGGCCGGCGGGCGCCGGTGTGGCGGTCGGGGGCCGCGATCACCGTGGTCGTCGCCGCCGCCGGCTACCCGACCAGCCCGCGGCTGGGTGATCCGATCCGTGGTCTGGCCGCGGCCGGCGCGCTGGCGGGTGTGGACGTGCTCCACGCCGGGACCCGCCGGGACGAGCAGGGGCAGGTCGTCGCGTCGGGTGGCAGGGTGCTGTCCGTCACGGCCATCGGCTCGAACCTCGAGTCCGCGCGAGGATCGGCGTACGAGGCCATCAGCCGCATCTCGCTGGACGGTGCCCACTACCGCACCGACATCGGGGACCCGTCCCGGATGCGCGGCGCGGTGGGCGTCCCCCTGGCCGGTTCGGGGACGGGTGACCTTCACGAGTCGCGGGACCAGCAGGACAGATCGCGTGACCAGCAGGACAAAAAGGAGTGA